One Gordonia sp. SID5947 genomic region harbors:
- a CDS encoding SDR family NAD(P)-dependent oxidoreductase, with amino-acid sequence MIALAGAQVCITGGARGIGAAAAAAAAERGATVWIGDRDLAAATETAKSLGRRVNALHLDVTDESSFKDFVGTVSDRGPIDMFVNNAGIQHMGRFVDQDLEALQRELAINLGAVLTGTHLVLPDMIRRGRGHVVNVSSMAGKITTPGIATYSASKFGVVALDRAIRAELAGTGVTLTTVMPAATNTELTAGVRLRLQPTLQPEQVAAAIVASANHTRGEVTVPRYLAPMGIFEEVIPRGSCGASSDSSAAPSTARSIRPSGAPTSNAAGRRENRTVRDESESGRHAGHDQSPSVDVDRHRLECARRGSHPR; translated from the coding sequence GTGATCGCGCTGGCCGGCGCCCAGGTGTGCATCACCGGGGGCGCGCGGGGAATCGGCGCCGCCGCCGCGGCCGCGGCGGCCGAGCGCGGCGCAACGGTGTGGATCGGTGATCGTGACCTCGCCGCGGCGACCGAGACCGCGAAGTCACTGGGGCGCAGGGTCAATGCGTTGCATCTCGACGTCACGGACGAGTCCTCGTTCAAGGACTTCGTCGGTACCGTGTCCGATCGCGGTCCGATCGACATGTTCGTCAACAACGCCGGTATCCAGCACATGGGGCGCTTCGTCGATCAAGATCTCGAGGCCCTTCAGCGCGAGTTGGCCATCAACCTCGGTGCGGTCCTCACCGGAACTCACCTGGTGCTGCCGGACATGATCCGGCGTGGACGCGGACACGTGGTCAACGTGTCGTCTATGGCGGGAAAGATCACGACACCGGGGATCGCCACGTACAGCGCCTCGAAGTTCGGCGTCGTCGCGCTGGACCGGGCGATCCGTGCGGAGCTGGCCGGCACCGGGGTGACCCTCACGACGGTGATGCCCGCGGCGACGAACACCGAGCTGACCGCCGGGGTGCGTCTGCGCCTGCAACCGACGCTGCAACCCGAGCAGGTGGCGGCCGCCATCGTCGCCAGTGCGAACCACACCCGCGGCGAGGTGACGGTGCCGCGGTACCTCGCCCCGATGGGGATCTTCGAGGAAGTGATCCCCCGTGGATCATGTGGCGCCTCAAGCGATTCGTCGGCGGCGCCGAGTACGGCGCGTTCGATCCGGCCCAGCGGCGCGCCTACCTCGAACGCAGCCGGACGTCGTGAGAACAGGACAGTTCGTGACGAATCTGAATCTGGCCGACACGCTGGCCACGATCAAAGCCCGTCAGTGGATGTTGACCGACATCGACTGGAATGCGCCCGGCGCGGATCTCATCCGCGATGA
- a CDS encoding oligopeptide transporter, OPT family — protein MSTPGSAVKGAASAGLKELTIRGIVLGGLITLVFTAANVYLGLKVGLTFATAIPAAVISMSLLRYFADHSVVENNIVQTIASAAGTLSAIIFVLPGLIMIGWWTGFPYWTTVAVCLIGGILGVMYSIPLRRALVTGSDLPYPEGAAAAEVLKVGDTAQGAEENRRGLRVIVVGSVVSAIFSLLTQTKLIAGTISGFARIGQGGTMFGAGLLFSLIGVGHLVGITVGISMLIGLIISFGVLLPIRTWGDLPATGSIEDVVSDAFTNDVRFIGAGAIAVAAIWTLIKIIGPIARGIRDAMVSTRARRAGTTVDLTEQDIPVTIVAGVILASLIPIGFMLWDFASGTVLHGSAVGIIIVSIAFVFVIGLVVASVCGYMAGLIGSSNSPISGVGIVVVLVAAVLIKITFGSADDSQSTALVAYTLFTAAIVFGVATISNDNLQDLKTGQLVGATPWKQQVALVIGVVFGSVVIPPVLQLMQTAFGFVGAPGADEDALPAPQAGLISSLAEGVFGGDLDWALIGVGALIGIAVIVVDEVLGRTTTRLRVPPLAVGMGMYLPMSVTLVIPIGAFIGRAYNRWAERTGRNVERKKRMGVLLATGLIVGESLWNVVFAAIVASTGNDAVLNLPFIGDGWETGSEILGVVLFVAVVAWLYRWTRRWASKEESGAGAADARTPLR, from the coding sequence ATGTCCACGCCAGGCTCCGCCGTGAAGGGCGCCGCATCCGCGGGGTTGAAAGAACTCACCATTCGCGGGATCGTCCTCGGCGGGCTGATCACCTTGGTGTTCACAGCCGCGAACGTCTATCTCGGTCTGAAGGTGGGTCTGACCTTCGCCACCGCCATTCCGGCGGCCGTCATCTCGATGAGCCTGCTGCGGTACTTCGCCGATCATTCCGTCGTCGAGAACAACATCGTGCAGACGATCGCGTCGGCGGCGGGAACCCTGTCGGCGATCATCTTCGTCCTGCCCGGACTCATCATGATCGGCTGGTGGACAGGCTTTCCGTATTGGACGACCGTGGCGGTGTGTCTCATCGGCGGCATTCTCGGCGTGATGTACTCGATCCCCCTCAGACGTGCCCTGGTGACCGGCTCCGACCTGCCATATCCAGAGGGTGCGGCGGCGGCCGAGGTCCTGAAGGTCGGTGACACCGCGCAGGGTGCCGAGGAGAACCGGCGCGGTCTGCGGGTCATCGTGGTGGGAAGTGTTGTCTCCGCGATCTTCTCGTTGCTCACCCAGACCAAGCTGATAGCCGGGACCATCTCGGGTTTCGCGCGTATCGGCCAGGGCGGGACGATGTTCGGCGCCGGGTTGCTGTTCTCGCTGATCGGTGTCGGCCATCTGGTCGGCATCACGGTGGGCATCTCGATGCTGATCGGCCTGATCATCTCCTTCGGTGTGCTGCTGCCGATCCGCACCTGGGGCGACCTCCCGGCGACCGGTTCGATCGAAGACGTGGTGAGCGATGCGTTCACCAACGACGTCAGATTCATCGGCGCGGGTGCGATTGCGGTGGCGGCCATCTGGACGCTCATCAAGATCATCGGGCCCATCGCCCGTGGCATTCGGGATGCGATGGTCTCCACGCGTGCGCGCCGCGCAGGAACGACGGTCGACCTCACCGAACAGGACATCCCGGTCACCATCGTCGCCGGGGTGATCCTGGCCTCGCTGATCCCCATCGGTTTCATGTTGTGGGACTTCGCGAGTGGCACGGTGCTGCACGGGAGCGCCGTCGGGATCATCATCGTGAGCATCGCTTTCGTGTTCGTGATCGGTCTTGTCGTCGCCTCCGTCTGCGGATACATGGCCGGGCTGATCGGTTCGTCGAACAGCCCGATCTCCGGGGTCGGGATCGTGGTGGTGCTGGTCGCCGCCGTCCTGATCAAGATCACCTTCGGTTCGGCGGATGACTCACAGTCGACCGCTCTGGTCGCCTACACGCTGTTCACCGCAGCCATAGTCTTCGGCGTCGCGACGATCTCCAACGACAACCTGCAGGACCTCAAGACCGGCCAGCTGGTCGGCGCGACACCGTGGAAGCAGCAGGTGGCGCTGGTCATCGGGGTGGTGTTCGGGTCGGTGGTGATTCCGCCCGTTCTGCAGTTGATGCAGACGGCGTTCGGGTTCGTCGGTGCGCCGGGAGCCGATGAGGATGCCCTCCCCGCCCCGCAGGCCGGCCTGATCTCGTCGCTGGCCGAAGGGGTGTTCGGCGGCGATCTCGACTGGGCGTTGATCGGGGTGGGTGCGCTGATCGGGATCGCGGTCATCGTGGTCGACGAGGTACTGGGCAGGACCACGACCAGACTGCGGGTGCCACCGCTGGCCGTCGGTATGGGTATGTACCTGCCCATGTCGGTCACCCTGGTGATCCCCATCGGTGCCTTCATCGGCCGCGCCTACAACAGATGGGCGGAGCGAACCGGCCGGAATGTGGAGCGCAAGAAGCGGATGGGCGTGCTCCTGGCGACCGGCCTGATCGTCGGCGAGAGCTTGTGGAACGTGGTCTTCGCGGCGATCGTCGCATCAACCGGCAACGACGCCGTGCTCAACCTGCCGTTCATCGGCGACGGGTGGGAGACCGGTTCGGAGATCCTGGGTGTGGTGCTGTTCGTCGCGGTGGTGGCATGGCTCTACAGGTGGACGCGCAGGTGGGCTTCGAAGGAGGAATCGGGGGCCGGCGCAGCCGATGCCCGGACTCCGCTCCGTTGA
- a CDS encoding DsbA family oxidoreductase produces MTVTVDIWTDINCPFCYLGKRRFEEALREFPQRDGVTVVHRSFELDPTLAPGTSAPVVEHIAQKYGISVEQAAANERGIAAQAGELGLAYRTQGRDFGSSFDMHRLLHHALAEDRQDALLDALYAANFADEEPAFGDRERLVEIAVRAGLDEVRVRAILDDPEAYADAVRRDENEAAAIGATGVPFFVFGGKYAVSGAQPSETFARALQLVWDEQLVPIGVESADTCGPDGCAVPDADVPRAGSGD; encoded by the coding sequence ATGACCGTGACGGTCGACATCTGGACCGACATCAACTGCCCCTTCTGCTACCTGGGAAAGCGACGTTTTGAGGAGGCTCTCCGGGAGTTCCCGCAGCGAGACGGCGTCACGGTGGTGCATCGCTCGTTCGAGCTCGACCCCACCTTGGCCCCGGGGACCAGCGCGCCCGTCGTCGAGCACATCGCGCAGAAGTACGGGATCTCGGTGGAGCAGGCGGCGGCGAATGAGCGGGGCATCGCCGCCCAGGCCGGCGAACTGGGTCTGGCTTATCGAACACAGGGCCGCGACTTCGGCAGCAGTTTCGACATGCATCGCCTCCTTCACCACGCGCTTGCCGAAGATCGGCAGGACGCGTTGCTCGATGCTCTGTATGCGGCGAACTTCGCCGACGAGGAGCCGGCGTTCGGAGATCGTGAGCGGTTGGTGGAGATCGCGGTCCGGGCGGGACTCGACGAGGTACGGGTGCGTGCGATCCTCGACGACCCCGAGGCTTATGCGGACGCCGTCCGCCGGGACGAGAACGAGGCCGCCGCCATCGGCGCAACCGGCGTGCCGTTCTTCGTGTTCGGTGGCAAATATGCGGTGTCGGGTGCGCAACCGTCCGAAACGTTCGCCCGGGCATTGCAACTCGTATGGGACGAGCAACTGGTCCCGATCGGGGTCGAATCTGCCGACACCTGCGGCCCCGACGGGTGTGCCGTTCCGGACGCCGACGTTCCGCGCGCCGGCAGCGGCGACTGA
- a CDS encoding MarR family winged helix-turn-helix transcriptional regulator translates to MAGSPLRPQLSDGGHGDSNAVGGPDVPPRIGGQPDAARACRYSVGAQSAMADRIEGEGSTATMGPDPITDLEAELVDIWRRGRIKIRERARAIHPKLDPVCYPILVLLSRHDALPMSDLLGELALEKSTLTRQIDSVVRLGLVERHPDPDDARARLVALTESGRSRFNDVALTALADWRDQLSRWDPEDVRQLADLLRRLAESTS, encoded by the coding sequence ATGGCAGGCAGTCCTCTCCGTCCGCAGCTCTCGGACGGCGGACACGGTGACTCCAACGCCGTCGGCGGCCCCGATGTTCCGCCACGAATCGGCGGACAGCCGGATGCCGCCCGCGCATGTCGGTACTCTGTCGGAGCACAGTCGGCCATGGCCGACCGCATCGAGGGGGAAGGTTCGACTGCGACGATGGGCCCGGATCCGATCACCGACCTGGAGGCCGAGCTCGTCGACATCTGGCGTCGCGGCCGCATCAAGATCCGTGAGCGCGCCCGCGCGATCCACCCGAAACTCGATCCGGTGTGTTACCCGATCCTCGTGCTGCTCTCTCGCCACGACGCACTACCGATGTCGGATCTGCTCGGCGAGCTCGCGCTGGAGAAGTCGACGCTGACACGTCAGATCGACTCGGTGGTGCGCCTCGGCCTGGTCGAGCGGCATCCCGACCCGGATGACGCGCGCGCCCGACTCGTGGCGTTGACCGAGAGTGGGCGTTCCCGGTTCAACGACGTCGCGCTCACCGCCCTCGCCGACTGGCGGGACCAGTTGTCGCGATGGGACCCCGAGGACGTCCGACAACTCGCCGACCTCCTCCGGCGGCTGGCGGAGAGCACCAGCTAG
- a CDS encoding SDR family oxidoreductase, translating to MPRLRMRRSSSTDAASLDGKVALVTGAARGIGRATALMLSERGTDLILLDIDETPLRELADEIGPDHAVAHRVDVTDFEQVRAAVELGVARFGGIDLVLANAGIASYGSLLQVDPAVFARVVDVNVTGVFNTFRAALPSVIERKGYVLIVSSAAAFIPLIGQSPYNASKAAIDHLATSLRAEVAHRGVAVGSAHMMVIDTTLVREVAADLPSFFAALDELPAAVRAIISVDHCAAAITNGLAQRSRRIYVPRWVSVTNWLKPVLASRIMDKQYADISSRHLGRVDAEVAALHRSTSARNIAVGHLPTTSDPAVDG from the coding sequence ATGCCCAGACTGCGCATGCGACGTTCATCATCCACCGATGCCGCCTCGTTGGACGGGAAGGTCGCGCTGGTGACCGGCGCGGCGCGGGGCATCGGCCGGGCCACGGCACTGATGCTGTCCGAGCGCGGCACGGACCTCATCCTGCTCGACATCGACGAGACACCGCTGCGCGAGCTCGCGGACGAGATCGGACCCGACCACGCGGTGGCGCATCGCGTGGACGTCACCGATTTCGAGCAGGTGCGCGCCGCGGTGGAACTCGGTGTCGCGCGATTCGGTGGGATCGATCTTGTTCTCGCCAACGCCGGCATCGCGTCATACGGTTCGCTGCTGCAGGTGGATCCGGCGGTTTTCGCGCGGGTGGTCGACGTCAACGTCACGGGTGTCTTCAACACCTTTCGAGCCGCGCTGCCATCGGTGATCGAACGCAAGGGATACGTCCTCATCGTGTCCTCCGCCGCAGCCTTCATCCCGTTGATCGGCCAGTCACCGTACAACGCGAGCAAGGCAGCGATCGATCATCTGGCCACCTCGTTGCGCGCCGAGGTCGCGCATCGTGGCGTCGCGGTGGGTAGCGCCCACATGATGGTCATCGACACAACACTCGTCCGGGAGGTCGCCGCAGACCTACCGTCCTTCTTCGCCGCGCTCGACGAACTTCCCGCGGCGGTACGCGCGATCATCTCCGTCGATCACTGCGCTGCCGCCATCACGAACGGGCTGGCTCAGCGTAGCCGTCGCATCTATGTACCGCGGTGGGTCTCGGTGACCAACTGGCTCAAACCTGTTCTGGCGTCTCGCATCATGGACAAGCAGTACGCCGACATCTCGTCTCGTCATCTCGGCCGGGTCGATGCCGAGGTCGCCGCCCTGCACCGCTCCACAAGTGCGCGCAACATCGCTGTCGGTCATCTTCCGACCACGTCTGACCCGGCAGTCGACGGCTGA
- a CDS encoding oxygenase MpaB family protein, which translates to MSVTSEAAAASTRPPRRHRAAEERGRRMGKLLRMYWRLAEPSRDDLALLGRRLMMRDEKAAALVAAMRLPKDDPGRVSMGQFQEALERGVSDASPAALRTFFAMVEDTPSWVDRELCERGAAVFRRFGQNANDVLLQLSLIGGYRFGGPVDLLAETGGLSGNSTRRRLGETQTWAIAVGQPGGMHRNGDGWKLTVHVRLMHALVNEAFERNGRWDSTEWGLPINQTDLASTLNLFSGALMMGVRALGVPISKDDSRALMHLWKYAGWLIGVDDDWLFDEERDQHQLSYAILLSQSDVTDAGAQLANALVEVQSELHYRYAHELSARYTRERLLSMLEGFLGSHGMRDLRLPQRVPWAFGAAWVRNTVSYRVIGRTSVGPRYLEWRGRTARERAMFRHFGADAAEIGVLPVGKHG; encoded by the coding sequence ATGTCTGTGACCTCGGAGGCTGCTGCCGCCTCGACACGACCGCCGCGGCGTCATCGGGCGGCGGAGGAGCGCGGACGCCGGATGGGCAAGCTCCTCCGGATGTACTGGCGTCTTGCCGAGCCGTCCCGGGACGATCTCGCACTCCTGGGTCGGCGGCTGATGATGCGCGATGAGAAGGCGGCCGCCTTGGTCGCGGCGATGAGGCTGCCGAAGGACGATCCGGGCCGGGTCTCGATGGGCCAGTTCCAGGAGGCACTGGAACGAGGTGTGAGTGACGCGAGTCCGGCGGCTTTGCGCACGTTCTTCGCCATGGTGGAGGACACACCGTCCTGGGTCGATCGAGAGCTGTGCGAACGTGGGGCCGCGGTGTTCCGCCGCTTCGGACAGAACGCCAACGACGTACTCCTGCAACTCTCGCTGATCGGTGGCTACCGTTTCGGTGGGCCGGTCGACCTGCTCGCCGAAACGGGCGGACTGTCGGGCAACAGCACACGGCGTCGGCTCGGGGAGACCCAGACCTGGGCGATCGCCGTCGGGCAGCCGGGCGGGATGCACCGAAACGGTGACGGCTGGAAGCTCACCGTGCACGTCCGCCTGATGCATGCGCTCGTCAACGAGGCCTTCGAACGAAACGGCCGATGGGACAGTACAGAGTGGGGCCTGCCCATCAACCAAACCGACCTGGCGTCCACCCTCAATCTCTTCAGCGGAGCCTTGATGATGGGCGTGCGTGCGCTCGGGGTGCCGATCTCGAAGGACGACTCGCGCGCGCTGATGCATCTGTGGAAATACGCGGGTTGGCTCATCGGCGTCGATGACGACTGGTTGTTCGACGAGGAACGTGACCAGCATCAGCTGAGCTACGCGATCCTGTTGTCGCAGAGTGACGTGACCGATGCGGGAGCCCAACTGGCGAACGCGCTCGTCGAGGTCCAGAGCGAGCTGCACTATCGGTACGCACACGAGTTGTCTGCGCGCTACACCCGCGAGCGGCTGCTCAGCATGCTGGAAGGCTTCCTCGGCAGTCACGGGATGCGCGATCTCCGTCTGCCACAACGTGTGCCGTGGGCCTTCGGCGCCGCGTGGGTCCGGAACACGGTCAGCTACCGGGTCATCGGACGTACCTCAGTCGGCCCCCGCTATCTCGAATGGCGCGGTCGAACAGCACGGGAGCGCGCCATGTTCCGGCATTTCGGTGCGGACGCCGCCGAGATCGGTGTGTTGCCGGTGGGCAAGCACGGCTGA
- a CDS encoding methylated-DNA--[protein]-cysteine S-methyltransferase, whose product MGTRRHATIATVIGGLTLVADGDQVVGCHFPPTDTSTLGDPVAPGDDPLLGRAAQQVGEYLEGTRVSFDLPLRTEGDDFQERVWAALREIPFGTTVSYGDVATGLGDPALARRVGRAVGQNPIGVIIPCHRVIGADGSLTGFGGGLERKRQLLELEEPAEVREARLF is encoded by the coding sequence ATGGGTACTCGACGTCACGCGACCATCGCCACGGTGATCGGTGGTCTGACCCTGGTCGCCGACGGGGACCAGGTCGTCGGCTGCCACTTCCCGCCGACTGACACCTCGACGCTGGGCGATCCCGTCGCGCCTGGCGACGACCCATTGCTCGGGCGGGCAGCCCAGCAGGTGGGCGAGTACCTCGAGGGCACGCGCGTCAGTTTCGACCTCCCACTACGCACCGAGGGCGACGATTTCCAGGAGCGGGTGTGGGCAGCGCTTCGTGAGATCCCGTTCGGAACCACGGTCAGCTACGGCGACGTCGCCACAGGTCTCGGCGACCCAGCGCTCGCCCGCCGGGTGGGCCGCGCCGTCGGACAGAATCCGATCGGCGTCATCATCCCCTGCCATCGCGTGATCGGCGCCGACGGTTCGCTCACCGGCTTCGGCGGCGGACTCGAACGCAAACGGCAGCTGTTGGAACTCGAGGAGCCGGCCGAGGTCCGCGAGGCACGCCTCTTCTGA
- a CDS encoding SDR family NAD(P)-dependent oxidoreductase, producing MDDRLTALAGRRAVVTGATNGLGMATARALAQAGLRVVLAARNVELGEQRAREFGGDCEVLPLDLADLASVRAFADALDGPIDYLINNAGVFPHQHRRTADGFELGIGTNFLGPFALTNLLLPRIERQIVSVASDAHRGAREIDPEDLDLIRTRWTPPRSYARSKLAVMLWGLELDRRLRAVGSPISMMLTTPGWVASNISNKPHLGIAHKLVQGAASRFANDVDAGAQTTLYCLTEPIAPGSYVGVDGIWGLRGQPVLFGRSTAACDFDAAARLWAKAEKLTGTTSPIS from the coding sequence ATGGATGACCGACTCACAGCTCTGGCCGGGCGACGCGCGGTGGTCACCGGCGCGACCAACGGACTCGGGATGGCAACCGCACGGGCGTTGGCGCAGGCAGGTCTCCGGGTGGTGCTCGCCGCACGCAACGTCGAGCTGGGCGAGCAACGAGCCCGCGAGTTCGGCGGAGACTGTGAGGTCTTGCCACTCGACCTCGCCGATCTTGCCTCGGTTCGGGCGTTCGCGGACGCTCTCGACGGCCCGATCGATTACCTCATCAACAACGCCGGCGTCTTCCCGCACCAGCACCGCCGCACCGCCGACGGCTTCGAGTTGGGTATCGGGACCAACTTCCTCGGTCCGTTCGCACTGACCAATCTGCTCCTCCCACGCATCGAACGGCAGATCGTGTCGGTCGCCTCGGATGCGCATCGAGGAGCCAGAGAAATCGACCCGGAAGATCTCGATCTCATCCGGACCCGCTGGACCCCACCGCGATCGTATGCGCGTTCGAAACTCGCAGTGATGTTGTGGGGACTCGAACTCGACAGGCGACTGCGCGCGGTCGGTTCACCGATCAGCATGATGCTCACGACGCCCGGGTGGGTGGCGTCCAACATCTCCAACAAACCCCACCTGGGGATCGCCCACAAGCTCGTGCAGGGCGCGGCATCACGTTTCGCCAACGACGTCGACGCCGGTGCACAGACCACCCTCTACTGCCTGACCGAGCCGATCGCGCCGGGCAGCTACGTCGGCGTCGACGGCATCTGGGGGCTGCGTGGTCAACCTGTCCTGTTCGGACGATCCACGGCTGCATGTGATTTCGATGCCGCCGCACGACTGTGGGCGAAGGCGGAGAAGCTGACCGGCACCACCTCCCCGATTTCGTAG
- a CDS encoding sulfotransferase: protein MTSTFEPFRRRPVRAINRVGSMLDHRGVSIADLSADALRRRAVAATGLPWTADEQADEALEVLCRSIIDESQLSTFGSLVIHARLHGILTTRLRVAELLRQRPEIADIAIEPPIVIAGLQRSGTTMLHRIIAADPDVRAVGSWEVLHLLPRRREKPGSPTMRIAQTKMAELALRYLNPRFFAIHAVEADGPEEDVLLQEYSMLSQVPEAMLSVPSYANWLQSQDMHGSYRYLRTLLQVLHDQNPQPRWVLKTPAHLEHLDTLLDVFPDAVIVQTHRDPLRTTASFSSMLAHGHSMFSDHVDAEEVARHWLVRNGTMVDRALDVRAVQPAAFVDVYYDDLVEDPIAQVHRIYTAAGLTLTAGIRARMEEHRAGHAQHAHGVHAYQLADFGLTEAEVNAVYARYRSAFDF, encoded by the coding sequence ATGACCTCCACGTTCGAGCCATTCCGGCGCCGGCCCGTCCGGGCGATCAACCGCGTCGGATCGATGCTCGACCACCGTGGCGTCTCGATCGCCGACCTCTCGGCCGACGCGCTCCGGCGACGCGCCGTGGCGGCGACGGGGCTGCCATGGACCGCCGACGAGCAGGCCGACGAGGCGCTCGAGGTGCTGTGCCGGTCGATCATCGACGAATCACAGCTGAGCACCTTCGGTTCCCTCGTGATCCACGCCAGGTTGCACGGAATCCTCACCACCCGGCTGCGTGTCGCGGAGCTGTTGCGACAGCGACCCGAGATCGCCGACATCGCCATCGAGCCGCCCATCGTGATCGCCGGACTGCAACGTAGCGGAACCACGATGCTGCACCGCATCATCGCCGCCGATCCAGACGTGCGGGCCGTCGGATCGTGGGAGGTCCTCCACCTGCTACCCCGTCGCAGGGAGAAGCCCGGCTCGCCGACGATGCGCATCGCGCAGACCAAGATGGCCGAACTGGCCCTGCGCTACCTCAACCCGCGGTTCTTCGCGATCCACGCGGTGGAGGCCGACGGTCCAGAGGAAGACGTTCTGCTGCAGGAGTATTCGATGCTCTCGCAGGTACCCGAGGCGATGCTGTCGGTGCCGTCGTACGCGAATTGGCTGCAGAGTCAGGACATGCACGGTTCCTACCGGTACCTTCGTACACTTCTGCAGGTTCTCCATGACCAGAACCCGCAACCGCGCTGGGTGCTCAAGACGCCGGCGCATCTCGAACACCTCGACACGCTGCTCGACGTCTTCCCGGATGCGGTGATCGTGCAAACCCATCGAGATCCGCTGCGAACCACCGCGTCGTTCTCCAGCATGCTGGCCCATGGACATTCGATGTTCAGTGACCACGTGGATGCCGAAGAGGTTGCGCGGCACTGGCTGGTGCGCAACGGCACGATGGTCGACCGCGCACTCGACGTCCGCGCGGTACAGCCGGCTGCCTTCGTCGACGTGTATTACGACGATCTCGTCGAGGACCCGATTGCGCAGGTGCATCGCATCTACACTGCGGCCGGGCTGACCCTGACCGCCGGCATACGTGCCCGGATGGAGGAGCACCGCGCCGGCCACGCCCAGCACGCCCACGGTGTGCACGCCTATCAGTTGGCGGATTTCGGCCTCACCGAGGCAGAGGTGAATGCCGTGTACGCGCGTTATCGCTCGGCGTTCGACTTCTGA
- a CDS encoding acyl-CoA dehydrogenase family protein: MPDPRLVPPIIDDPAEHHALRVEVREFVDEQRAAGRIDRDVDSWLTGWDEDFTRALAERGWLGMTVPVEYGGHGLDATQRFVVTEELLAAGAPVAAHWIADRQIVPSLLKYGTEEQKRDYLPRIAAGTCYFAIGMSEPDSGSDLASVRTRATRVDGGWSITGTKVWTSGAHLAEAFICLTRSEPLDTSHRHRGLSQFIVDLDRSGVDIRPIRSMDGRHHFNEVILDDVFVPESKLFGTLGEGWSQVTSELAFERSGPERFLSTFPLLAETAEQMSGGTLPRHPDLGRYVARVAGLHQMSTAVAGALARREPADTAAAVVKVLGTTTEGDIADWADVLSDHADPVLAEHRRMVDAAVVQRPGFTLRGGTNEVLRGVIARGLGLR; the protein is encoded by the coding sequence ATGCCCGATCCGCGTCTGGTCCCGCCGATCATCGACGACCCCGCCGAACATCACGCGCTACGCGTCGAGGTCCGGGAGTTCGTCGACGAGCAGCGTGCTGCCGGACGGATCGACCGCGACGTCGACAGCTGGCTGACGGGCTGGGACGAAGACTTCACCCGCGCGCTGGCCGAACGTGGATGGCTCGGGATGACCGTGCCGGTCGAGTACGGCGGCCACGGCCTCGACGCCACTCAGCGTTTCGTCGTGACCGAGGAACTCCTGGCCGCGGGCGCACCGGTCGCGGCTCATTGGATCGCCGACCGCCAGATCGTCCCGTCGCTGCTGAAGTACGGGACCGAGGAACAGAAGCGCGACTATCTCCCGAGGATCGCCGCCGGCACCTGCTACTTCGCCATCGGGATGAGCGAACCCGACTCGGGTTCCGATCTGGCCAGCGTCCGTACCAGGGCGACCCGGGTCGACGGCGGGTGGTCCATCACCGGGACCAAGGTGTGGACCTCCGGCGCCCATCTCGCTGAAGCGTTCATCTGCCTCACCCGTTCCGAGCCCCTCGACACCTCCCATCGACATCGCGGGCTGAGCCAGTTCATCGTCGATCTGGATCGCTCCGGTGTCGACATCCGCCCGATCCGGTCGATGGATGGTCGACATCACTTCAATGAAGTGATCCTCGACGACGTGTTCGTCCCCGAGTCGAAGCTGTTCGGCACCCTCGGCGAGGGGTGGAGCCAGGTCACGTCGGAGCTGGCCTTCGAACGCAGCGGGCCCGAACGGTTTCTGTCGACGTTCCCGCTGCTGGCCGAAACGGCCGAACAGATGTCCGGGGGGACCCTGCCCCGGCACCCCGATCTCGGCCGCTACGTCGCGCGGGTCGCCGGACTGCATCAGATGTCGACGGCCGTAGCCGGCGCGCTCGCCCGGCGCGAGCCCGCCGACACCGCTGCCGCGGTCGTCAAGGTGCTGGGTACCACCACCGAGGGTGATATCGCCGACTGGGCCGATGTGCTCAGCGACCACGCCGATCCTGTCCTCGCCGAACATCGCCGGATGGTGGACGCCGCCGTCGTGCAGCGCCCGGGATTCACGCTGCGCGGCGGGACCAACGAGGTGTTGCGCGGAGTGATCGCCCGCGGACTGGGGCTGCGATGA